Proteins encoded within one genomic window of Pantoea eucalypti:
- a CDS encoding LysE family translocator: MTVNDSLFAFSLAALLLTLTPGLDTALILRTACAEGGKKAFHAALGIDAGCFVWGTLVALGLGAILAVSEMAYTVLKVCGAVYLSWLGLQLLIRPRSSFSNGDDDNGSQVSWFIRGMLGNVLNPKMGIFYVSFLPQFIPAGHSPLIWTFILVSIHVAIGTVWSVTLILSTHFASAVLKKSRVVRVMDRATGGLFLCFAAKLAMSTR, from the coding sequence ATGACTGTTAACGATTCCCTCTTCGCATTCTCCCTCGCAGCCCTGTTACTTACCCTGACTCCAGGCCTTGATACGGCACTTATTCTGCGCACTGCTTGTGCTGAGGGTGGCAAAAAGGCTTTTCACGCGGCGCTTGGCATTGATGCTGGCTGTTTTGTATGGGGCACGCTGGTTGCGTTAGGTCTTGGTGCTATTCTGGCGGTTTCAGAGATGGCTTACACTGTGCTCAAAGTTTGTGGCGCGGTCTACCTGAGCTGGCTGGGCTTACAACTTCTGATACGTCCCCGATCATCTTTCAGTAATGGCGATGATGACAATGGTTCTCAGGTGAGCTGGTTTATCAGAGGAATGCTGGGGAATGTGCTCAATCCCAAAATGGGCATTTTCTATGTCTCCTTTTTGCCGCAGTTCATACCTGCCGGTCACTCACCTTTGATATGGACTTTTATACTGGTCAGCATCCACGTTGCGATCGGGACTGTATGGTCAGTCACACTCATTTTATCCACGCATTTTGCGTCAGCCGTATTGAAGAAAAGTCGCGTTGTTCGGGTGATGGACAGAGCAACAGGGGGCTTATTTTTATGCTTTGCGGCTAAACTTGCTATGAGCACGAGATAG
- a CDS encoding GNAT family N-acetyltransferase translates to MNGIFEGLNLEVCENPNAKQLIPIEEGLNDFNDLMTGMSDRLPLSVLIKSKTNGEVLGGMQGRSSLGLLFIDLFYLPPELRSKGIGTEILLHFEEEGRRRGCTAAFLYTISFQAPDFYKKHGWEEFGRIDCKPEGTSRIFMKKSL, encoded by the coding sequence ATGAATGGCATTTTTGAAGGTTTAAATTTAGAGGTCTGCGAAAATCCTAACGCTAAGCAATTAATTCCGATTGAAGAAGGTCTTAATGATTTCAATGATTTGATGACGGGAATGAGTGATCGTCTGCCATTATCTGTATTAATAAAATCAAAGACAAACGGTGAGGTACTCGGAGGGATGCAGGGGCGCTCTTCGTTGGGTCTACTTTTTATAGATCTGTTCTATCTTCCACCGGAATTGCGGAGTAAAGGGATTGGTACAGAAATCCTTTTACACTTCGAGGAGGAAGGAAGAAGAAGGGGCTGTACCGCAGCATTTTTATACACAATTAGTTTTCAGGCCCCTGACTTCTACAAAAAGCATGGTTGGGAAGAATTCGGACGTATTGACTGCAAACCCGAAGGAACAAGTCGTATCTTTATGAAAAAGTCTTTATAA
- a CDS encoding PhzF family phenazine biosynthesis protein, protein MTPEVHLINVFPAARNGGNPAPIVAHADGMTSADMQAVAHAYGHECGFVCSPPANSDCDFAFHFWVPNHEMDMCGHATVGAVWLLDKLGLLPQDQLSIWTLSGRVEARVSRDEAHMVHVEITQPQGLVETLLAPDIEADILSVLGISSNELAPLPIQNASTSRIKTLIPLKNVAVLDSLKPDFRRMKQLCERIGSTGLYPYAASDLDARQFDARQFPKSSGYPEDAATGIAAAALAFGLLEHGLVSADDRTVRIRQGRAMGRPSEISLRFRRNAEGQVQGCWLGGNVGFVEEKI, encoded by the coding sequence ATGACGCCAGAAGTTCATTTGATTAATGTCTTTCCTGCTGCCCGTAACGGCGGTAATCCGGCTCCCATCGTGGCTCATGCGGATGGCATGACCTCGGCAGATATGCAGGCGGTCGCCCACGCGTACGGGCATGAATGTGGCTTTGTTTGTTCACCGCCGGCCAATTCGGACTGCGATTTCGCGTTCCATTTCTGGGTGCCTAATCATGAGATGGATATGTGCGGACATGCCACGGTCGGGGCGGTATGGTTGTTGGACAAACTCGGACTGCTGCCGCAGGATCAGTTGTCAATCTGGACTCTGAGTGGCCGGGTAGAGGCGAGAGTGTCGCGTGACGAAGCCCATATGGTGCATGTTGAAATTACCCAGCCTCAAGGCTTAGTTGAGACACTTTTGGCGCCAGACATCGAAGCAGACATCCTTTCGGTGCTTGGCATCAGTTCAAATGAATTAGCACCGCTACCAATCCAGAATGCCTCGACCAGCAGGATCAAGACTTTAATCCCACTCAAGAACGTAGCAGTGCTGGACAGTTTGAAACCTGATTTCCGCAGGATGAAACAGTTGTGTGAGCGTATTGGCTCAACCGGTTTATATCCCTACGCTGCCTCGGATCTTGATGCCCGACAATTCGATGCGCGGCAGTTTCCTAAGTCCTCCGGATATCCCGAAGATGCAGCAACCGGCATTGCTGCGGCCGCACTGGCCTTCGGACTGTTGGAGCACGGCCTGGTCAGCGCAGATGATCGAACGGTGAGGATTCGGCAGGGCAGAGCCATGGGCCGCCCTTCCGAAATTTCATTGCGCTTTCGGCGCAATGCCGAGGGGCAAGTTCAGGGCTGCTGGCTCGGTGGAAATGTAGGTTTTGTCGAAGAGAAGATATGA
- a CDS encoding AraC family transcriptional regulator: MPVDKKPVTSPDEFNADAFSQAAIALHVSSSGEYAGQSPHAHRKGQLILSLRGAVSCEVEDALWIVPPGHAVWVPGEIPHSCRVTKNADTCFLFIEPGAAAMPEACCTLAISPLVREIVLYLAEQEHAYSPDSKTARLAAVLLEHITDVPVKALHLPVSGHPKIRAMAERLFKDPDDRRTLKEWAVHLATSERSLARLIKNATGLSFGRWRQQLHLMIALSHLAEGLSVQRVAGMLGYDSVSAFITMFRKALGKSPTQYFSSLD, translated from the coding sequence ATGCCAGTTGATAAAAAACCGGTGACCTCACCGGATGAGTTTAATGCCGATGCTTTCAGTCAGGCTGCTATCGCGCTACATGTATCTTCGTCTGGCGAGTATGCCGGGCAGAGTCCGCACGCTCACCGTAAGGGACAACTTATTCTCTCTTTGCGCGGTGCAGTGAGCTGTGAGGTTGAGGATGCGCTGTGGATTGTTCCACCGGGACATGCTGTCTGGGTTCCGGGTGAAATCCCCCACAGTTGCCGGGTCACGAAGAATGCAGATACCTGCTTTCTGTTTATTGAACCCGGCGCAGCAGCGATGCCGGAAGCCTGCTGTACCCTGGCGATTAGTCCTCTTGTCCGCGAGATTGTTCTGTATCTGGCAGAGCAGGAACATGCTTATTCGCCTGACAGTAAAACCGCGAGGCTGGCAGCGGTGCTGCTGGAACATATAACGGATGTGCCGGTTAAAGCGCTCCACCTGCCTGTATCCGGCCATCCTAAAATCAGGGCTATGGCTGAGAGACTTTTTAAGGATCCTGATGACCGGAGGACGTTAAAAGAGTGGGCTGTACACCTGGCAACCAGCGAGCGATCGCTGGCCAGGCTGATAAAAAATGCTACAGGACTGAGCTTTGGTCGCTGGCGTCAGCAACTGCATTTAATGATTGCCCTGAGCCATCTGGCTGAAGGGCTGTCTGTGCAGCGCGTAGCCGGTATGCTGGGTTATGATTCGGTCAGTGCGTTTATCACCATGTTCAGAAAAGCGCTGGGGAAGTCACCGACGCAATATTTTTCTTCCCTAGACTAA
- a CDS encoding MFS transporter: MSHTTNKWSSVILVTGILFIAINLRVPFTAIAPVLKSIRHDFGLSITAVGLLNSLPLLAFAAFSPLSASVSRKYGLERTLFGALAVISAGILLRSTDSVWALYGGTLLIGIGIALGNVLLPGLIKRDFSGNVASVTGAYSITMGAAGAIGSAIIIPLTQSWGWNIALAMLVIAPLLALLLWLPQLKKKHQLPAVGEKKAATVAVWRSPLAWQVTLFMGLNAMPFYVAVGWLPAILTDSGLSSAQAGEVHGILQLTTAIPGLILAATLRRLNDQKLAAAGVSLVTAVSYIGILYLPNLAMLWAALLGFGCGASMMLGLTFIGLRTKNAGDAAALSGMAQSVGYLMAAMGPLLLGKVQELSGGWTVPLLMTAAIAVAGACTGMAAGRNAHLEPSQQPG; this comes from the coding sequence ATGTCTCACACTACGAACAAGTGGTCTTCAGTCATACTTGTGACCGGCATCCTTTTTATCGCCATTAACCTGCGTGTTCCTTTTACCGCTATCGCACCCGTTTTAAAGTCCATTCGCCATGATTTTGGGCTAAGTATTACTGCCGTTGGGTTGCTTAACTCACTGCCTTTACTGGCCTTTGCCGCCTTTTCACCCCTGAGCGCCTCCGTCTCCAGGAAGTACGGTCTGGAACGCACCCTTTTTGGTGCACTCGCCGTGATTTCAGCTGGTATTCTGCTTCGCTCCACAGACAGCGTCTGGGCGCTTTATGGCGGAACCCTATTGATAGGTATCGGGATTGCCCTGGGCAATGTTCTTCTGCCTGGCCTTATAAAGCGCGACTTTTCCGGCAACGTGGCTTCCGTGACGGGGGCATATTCCATCACCATGGGCGCGGCTGGTGCTATTGGTTCAGCCATTATCATTCCTCTGACGCAGAGCTGGGGCTGGAACATCGCGTTAGCCATGCTGGTGATTGCACCTCTGCTGGCGCTGCTTTTATGGTTGCCCCAGTTGAAGAAAAAGCATCAGCTTCCAGCTGTGGGGGAGAAAAAAGCGGCGACCGTCGCGGTCTGGCGCTCGCCTCTGGCCTGGCAGGTCACCCTGTTTATGGGCCTGAATGCGATGCCGTTTTATGTTGCGGTCGGCTGGCTGCCAGCCATTCTTACGGACAGTGGACTCTCCTCAGCTCAGGCTGGTGAGGTACACGGTATCCTTCAACTGACCACCGCCATTCCCGGCCTGATTCTGGCCGCCACGCTGCGCCGTCTTAACGATCAGAAATTAGCTGCTGCTGGCGTCAGCCTGGTAACCGCAGTGTCCTATATCGGCATCCTGTATTTGCCGAATCTGGCGATGCTATGGGCGGCGCTTCTCGGCTTCGGCTGTGGCGCCAGCATGATGCTGGGTCTGACCTTCATCGGGCTGCGTACCAAAAACGCCGGTGATGCTGCCGCGCTGTCAGGCATGGCACAGAGTGTCGGTTATCTGATGGCAGCAATGGGGCCACTGTTGCTTGGTAAAGTACAGGAGCTGTCCGGAGGCTGGACGGTGCCGTTACTGATGACCGCAGCAATCGCGGTCGCAGGTGCCTGCACTGGAATGGCTGCCGGACGAAACGCTCACCTGGAACCTTCACAGCAGCCTGGCTGA
- a CDS encoding LysR family transcriptional regulator yields MDRIQAMQVFMRVAEAGSFVRAAKTLSLPSSTVTSTIKNLEKYLQVRLLNRTTRRVSLTPEGLQYLAQCREILSLIEHTESSLTDSVRRPQGRLRVDMPGGIAHFIVMPNLKDFYRLYPDIYLMIGVSDRQVDLVQEGVDCVIRTGELTDSTLVARPLGRFRWVTCASPDYLREHGIPETPEALLQHRAIHYFSGSGRRTNELRFTRGTEVLSIPVAGDVAVNETGLYIRLCLEGFGLAQLAENVISEKLQQGTLVEVLADWQPASVPVTMLYPHQRFLSPAVRVFADWVAGLFNDSAAENLSSL; encoded by the coding sequence ATGGACAGGATTCAGGCTATGCAGGTTTTCATGCGGGTCGCTGAAGCCGGAAGTTTTGTGCGCGCGGCCAAAACGCTGTCACTGCCCTCATCCACCGTCACCAGCACGATTAAAAATCTTGAAAAATATCTGCAGGTGCGCCTGCTTAACCGGACGACAAGGCGGGTCAGCCTCACGCCTGAAGGCCTTCAGTATCTGGCGCAGTGCCGGGAGATCCTGTCGCTGATTGAACACACTGAATCCAGCCTGACTGATTCCGTCAGACGCCCCCAGGGACGGTTGCGGGTTGATATGCCTGGCGGGATCGCCCATTTCATCGTTATGCCCAACCTGAAAGATTTTTACCGGCTCTACCCGGATATTTACCTGATGATTGGCGTCAGTGACCGGCAGGTCGATCTTGTTCAGGAAGGCGTGGATTGCGTCATCCGAACCGGAGAATTGACTGACTCCACACTGGTTGCCCGTCCGCTTGGCCGGTTTCGCTGGGTGACCTGCGCCTCGCCGGACTATCTCAGAGAGCACGGTATTCCTGAGACGCCGGAGGCGTTGTTGCAGCATCGGGCGATTCATTACTTTTCCGGTTCGGGAAGACGCACTAATGAACTGCGTTTTACACGAGGCACGGAGGTACTATCCATCCCGGTCGCGGGCGATGTAGCCGTTAACGAAACGGGACTCTATATCAGACTGTGTCTTGAGGGTTTTGGACTGGCGCAGCTTGCTGAGAATGTCATCTCGGAGAAACTGCAGCAAGGGACGCTGGTCGAGGTTCTGGCGGACTGGCAGCCAGCTTCAGTGCCGGTGACGATGCTCTATCCGCATCAGCGCTTTCTCTCTCCTGCAGTGCGTGTTTTTGCTGACTGGGTCGCCGGGCTTTTTAATGATAGCGCGGCGGAGAATCTGTCTTCCCTGTAA
- a CDS encoding amidohydrolase family protein, whose protein sequence is MSGYIRNIVNNQNITSQVTLIRDATILSMDENVGNIERGDILISGSTITAVGQNLDAPGAQVIDATNMIAMPGMVDSHRHAWEGQLRRINPNATCLDDYSNATHFSFAKYYRPADIYVGNLLTALGAIDAGITTMIDNSHNSRTAAHSDAAVEALLDTGIRAIHASGAPVAGEWDKAHWPGNWQRLQEKYFTSAPESLVSLAVMAQLEPALWTEARRLGLPIVTEFFGAEMGSELESLHQQGLLGPDNIFNHCTALSDRGWEILREAGVRVNVCPRSDSHYGIESGMFAIEAAQRHGISPGLSVDNETSYSTDMFMEMRVAFYLQRVMGMHQEQCCDSEHALKTLPAAQLLKAATLDGAACAGLRDKVGSLTPGKQADLVLINASDLNLYPSGNAFGTVVHAAERSNIDTVMIGGRILKQNGKVLGVDSSRLRAAIDESREHLFTASGYQPDMFADTFLPLEQSD, encoded by the coding sequence ATGAGCGGTTACATCAGAAATATTGTTAATAATCAAAACATCACGTCTCAGGTAACGTTGATCCGTGACGCGACGATACTGAGCATGGACGAGAACGTCGGTAACATTGAACGTGGTGATATTCTTATCAGCGGCTCAACGATCACCGCTGTAGGCCAGAACCTTGACGCGCCTGGTGCGCAGGTGATTGATGCAACTAACATGATTGCCATGCCGGGAATGGTCGATTCTCATCGTCATGCATGGGAAGGACAGCTGCGCCGCATTAACCCGAACGCCACCTGTCTGGATGACTACAGCAATGCCACGCACTTCTCGTTCGCAAAATATTATCGTCCTGCCGATATCTATGTCGGCAATCTGCTGACAGCGCTGGGCGCTATTGATGCGGGCATTACCACGATGATTGATAACTCGCACAATAGCCGGACCGCAGCGCATTCCGATGCCGCCGTCGAGGCCCTGCTTGATACCGGCATTCGTGCCATTCATGCTTCCGGCGCACCGGTAGCCGGCGAATGGGATAAAGCGCACTGGCCGGGAAACTGGCAGCGCCTGCAGGAGAAGTATTTCACCAGCGCCCCTGAAAGCCTGGTCTCCCTCGCCGTTATGGCGCAGCTGGAGCCAGCGTTGTGGACCGAGGCACGCAGGCTGGGACTGCCGATTGTAACGGAGTTCTTTGGGGCTGAGATGGGGTCTGAACTTGAGTCGCTGCATCAGCAGGGGCTGCTGGGCCCGGACAATATTTTCAATCACTGCACGGCGCTGTCTGACCGTGGATGGGAAATTCTGCGGGAAGCAGGTGTCCGGGTGAACGTCTGTCCACGCTCAGATTCGCACTATGGCATTGAAAGCGGAATGTTCGCCATTGAGGCCGCGCAGCGTCATGGCATCAGTCCAGGCCTGAGCGTAGACAATGAAACGTCGTACAGCACCGACATGTTTATGGAGATGCGCGTTGCCTTTTACCTTCAGCGGGTGATGGGGATGCATCAGGAGCAATGCTGCGATTCTGAACATGCGCTGAAAACGCTTCCGGCGGCGCAACTCCTTAAAGCCGCGACTCTCGATGGCGCAGCCTGTGCAGGGTTACGGGACAAAGTGGGCAGCCTGACGCCAGGCAAACAAGCCGATCTGGTTCTGATTAACGCCAGTGACCTCAACCTTTACCCGTCCGGCAATGCCTTTGGCACGGTGGTTCATGCCGCCGAGCGCAGCAACATCGATACCGTCATGATCGGCGGGCGAATCCTTAAACAGAACGGCAAGGTGCTGGGCGTGGACAGCTCGCGACTGCGTGCGGCAATTGATGAGTCACGTGAGCACCTGTTTACCGCCTCTGGCTACCAGCCTGACATGTTTGCTGACACCTTCCTGCCGCTGGAGCAGTCAGACTGA
- a CDS encoding DMT family transporter → MIYYVIAFAAGLGITLQTTLNSQLAKGLGGDPVTAALFSFTAGAFSLGIYALLRGGLITSLSAIPSQPLWSLAGGLIGACALFSYVVLAPKIGFSALLGLAIVGQLLSSQMFDHFGLLGAVRRPVSLLRLGGLVVMLAGLAVMLFGERLSARFLQ, encoded by the coding sequence ATGATCTATTACGTAATCGCCTTTGCCGCAGGTCTGGGGATCACCCTGCAGACGACCCTGAACAGCCAGCTGGCAAAAGGACTGGGCGGCGACCCGGTCACTGCTGCGCTTTTTTCCTTTACGGCGGGCGCGTTCAGTCTGGGTATTTACGCCCTGCTGCGAGGTGGGCTGATAACATCGTTATCAGCAATCCCATCGCAGCCTCTATGGAGTCTGGCGGGCGGTCTTATTGGCGCATGTGCTCTGTTCAGCTATGTCGTGCTTGCACCGAAAATCGGGTTTTCAGCCCTGCTCGGGCTGGCTATTGTCGGACAGTTACTTTCCTCGCAGATGTTTGACCATTTTGGCCTGCTGGGGGCTGTGCGTCGGCCGGTTTCGTTACTCAGGCTGGGGGGATTGGTTGTCATGCTGGCCGGACTCGCCGTCATGCTTTTCGGCGAGCGGCTCTCAGCACGTTTTCTGCAGTAA
- a CDS encoding SMP-30/gluconolactonase/LRE family protein, whose protein sequence is MLSIAVDVRNTLGECPLWCERTRRLYWTDIEASELLALEEGTGAVMRWSLPERLGSFALTEKNNVLLMGFASRLAFYDLNSGLLTPVAPSPGDTGTRIGDGRCDRTGNFVFGTMDDGYPVKVIGRFHRLNAATLTVETLALPDVAIPNSICFSPDGGTLYYCDSMQGRIMCCDYPSLRNQRVFAETEGSGAPDGCCVDAMGYLWNAEWGGSRVVRYRPDGTTAAILTSPGMQSTCPALAGEGFTRLYCTTASVGLTALSEYDGALLKAESDVSPGLPEKRFAAHPV, encoded by the coding sequence ATGTTATCAATCGCAGTTGATGTCAGGAATACGCTGGGAGAGTGCCCGCTGTGGTGTGAAAGAACCCGCAGGCTCTACTGGACTGACATCGAAGCCAGTGAACTGCTCGCACTGGAAGAAGGCACTGGCGCTGTGATGCGCTGGTCGCTTCCTGAACGTCTCGGCTCTTTTGCCCTGACTGAAAAAAACAACGTTCTGCTGATGGGATTTGCATCCAGGCTGGCTTTCTATGATCTCAACAGCGGGTTGCTTACCCCGGTGGCCCCTTCACCGGGAGACACCGGCACCCGCATAGGTGATGGACGGTGTGACCGTACCGGTAATTTTGTCTTCGGAACGATGGATGACGGTTATCCCGTTAAAGTCATCGGTAGATTTCACCGGCTCAACGCGGCGACGCTGACTGTTGAGACGCTTGCACTGCCCGATGTGGCTATCCCGAACAGCATCTGTTTCAGCCCCGATGGTGGCACGCTCTATTACTGTGACTCGATGCAGGGCCGGATAATGTGCTGTGATTATCCCTCGCTGCGAAACCAGCGCGTGTTCGCAGAAACCGAAGGCAGCGGCGCGCCTGACGGCTGCTGCGTGGATGCGATGGGATATCTATGGAATGCTGAATGGGGAGGGAGCCGTGTTGTCCGTTACCGCCCGGATGGGACCACCGCTGCTATTCTGACATCACCTGGAATGCAGAGCACCTGTCCAGCACTTGCCGGTGAGGGTTTTACCCGTCTCTATTGCACCACTGCTTCTGTGGGGCTTACTGCGCTGTCTGAATATGACGGTGCACTGCTCAAGGCTGAATCTGATGTCAGCCCCGGCTTACCTGAAAAGCGCTTTGCGGCACACCCAGTTTAA
- a CDS encoding site-specific integrase, whose amino-acid sequence MTVSPWNKSRLIGQKRPLQISHIWGIRIRLELEGKVRDLALFNMALDSKLRGCDLVKLKVSDVAYGHTVSGRATVLQQKTGSPVQFELTKGTREAVSAWIKIAHLRSSDYLFQSRIGSSRHISTRQYNRIFHGWIEKLGLDETLYSTHSMRRTKPYLIYKKTKNLRVIQLLLGHKKLESTVRYLGIEVDDALEISESIEV is encoded by the coding sequence ATGACAGTATCCCCCTGGAACAAAAGCCGCCTTATTGGCCAGAAACGACCTCTTCAGATCTCTCATATCTGGGGAATTCGTATCCGTCTTGAGCTGGAAGGAAAAGTCCGCGATTTGGCTCTGTTTAACATGGCTCTGGACAGTAAACTTCGGGGCTGCGATCTGGTTAAGTTGAAAGTTTCTGATGTGGCCTATGGACACACTGTTTCGGGCAGAGCGACTGTGCTGCAGCAAAAAACGGGCAGCCCTGTTCAGTTTGAACTGACGAAGGGAACCAGAGAGGCTGTATCCGCATGGATCAAAATCGCTCATTTACGTAGTAGCGACTATCTTTTTCAGTCCCGCATTGGTTCTTCAAGACACATTTCAACCAGACAATATAACCGTATTTTTCATGGATGGATTGAGAAGCTGGGTCTCGATGAAACACTCTACAGTACGCATTCCATGCGCAGAACAAAGCCATATCTTATCTATAAAAAAACGAAAAACCTTCGTGTTATCCAGTTACTTTTGGGTCATAAAAAACTCGAAAGCACTGTACGTTACCTGGGCATTGAAGTAGATGATGCCCTGGAGATATCAGAGTCGATTGAAGTCTAA
- a CDS encoding metallophosphoesterase, whose protein sequence is MLIAQVSDIHASTENDHLFRFDRVLNWLTHLQPDLLVLTGDLTDGHWQEGYKQIADRLNQQNYPSLILPGNSDDRSLMRSVWDENRWALDAQGEALHFTHNMGGIHLIGLDSTIDYKDYGSVADHLRWLDNQLSDADNPPSLLFLHHHVFASGIPTLDETMCRGLPEMEELIRRAPARLLAISTGHVHRPIAGTFAGIPAYICGSVCPANPVWFGTVKAPPANDPPALMIHRYVSNSLTSHYVCVCV, encoded by the coding sequence ATGCTGATAGCCCAGGTTTCAGACATTCACGCCTCAACCGAAAATGATCATCTGTTTCGGTTCGACCGGGTACTAAATTGGCTTACGCATTTGCAACCGGACTTACTGGTACTTACTGGCGATCTAACGGATGGGCATTGGCAGGAAGGTTATAAACAGATAGCTGACCGCCTGAATCAGCAAAATTACCCTTCGTTGATCCTGCCAGGTAATTCAGACGACCGAAGTCTGATGCGTTCTGTTTGGGATGAGAACAGGTGGGCGCTTGATGCCCAGGGAGAGGCCCTACACTTTACCCATAACATGGGTGGCATTCATCTGATTGGTCTGGATTCGACGATTGATTATAAGGATTACGGCAGTGTGGCTGACCATCTGAGATGGTTAGATAATCAACTTAGCGACGCAGACAACCCTCCGTCATTGCTGTTTCTGCACCATCACGTATTTGCATCTGGCATACCAACGCTAGACGAAACGATGTGCAGAGGTCTACCTGAGATGGAAGAGTTGATTAGGCGCGCCCCGGCCAGATTACTTGCCATTTCTACAGGTCATGTCCATAGACCAATAGCAGGTACATTTGCGGGCATACCTGCTTACATTTGTGGCTCCGTCTGCCCGGCAAATCCAGTCTGGTTTGGAACAGTAAAAGCTCCTCCTGCGAATGACCCGCCAGCGTTGATGATTCACCGCTACGTCAGTAACTCTCTTACCAGTCATTACGTTTGCGTTTGCGTTTAA
- a CDS encoding DUF4440 domain-containing protein codes for MRATTMLLDTLKRLECSLHGSRRKNREWLEQILHERFSEITRSGVLVDRAETIESLSDEDSVPALISSDFRLISAGDKFAILHYRTVNPDGSRASLRSSCWEISENGQWKLVFHQGTPEAQSV; via the coding sequence ATGAGGGCAACCACTATGCTACTGGATACGTTAAAAAGACTCGAATGTTCTCTTCATGGCAGTAGGCGAAAAAATCGGGAATGGCTTGAACAGATACTCCATGAGAGATTTAGCGAAATAACGCGTTCAGGCGTATTAGTTGATCGTGCAGAAACTATTGAATCCCTTTCGGATGAAGATAGCGTTCCAGCTCTTATTAGTAGTGATTTCCGGCTTATCAGTGCTGGAGATAAATTCGCAATACTGCACTACAGAACTGTTAATCCAGATGGTAGTCGTGCATCCCTTCGTTCTTCATGCTGGGAAATATCTGAGAACGGGCAATGGAAACTGGTATTTCATCAGGGAACACCTGAGGCACAGAGCGTGTAG